The Neorhizobium sp. NCHU2750 genome contains the following window.
GACCATATCCAGACGGATGGCTCGCTCGGATATTTCCAGCATTCCTTCTCCGTCTATGATCGTGAGGGCGGTGCTTGCCGCTCACCCGGCTGCAACGGTACGGTTGACCGCATAACCCAGTCGGGCAGGTCGACCTTCTTTTGCGCCGCCTGCCAGAAATAGCGAGGAGACACCGGTGAGCCATCAAGCCGACTATGAAACGATCCTGACGGAAACCCGGGGCGCGGTGGCGATCATCACGCTGAACCGCCCCAAGGCCCTCAACGCGCTGAACTCGACCGTGATGGCCGAGCTGACCGCAGCTCTTGCCGCCTATGACAAAGATGAGGGGGTTGCCGCCGTTATCCTGACAGGGTCGGAAAAGGCCTTTGCCGCCGGCGCCGACATCAAGGAAATGCAGTCGCTCGACTTCGCCGACGCCTATCTGGGAGACTTCATCTCGGGATGGGATGCGGTGGCATCCTTCCGCAAGCCGCTGATTGCCGCCGTATCGGGCTTCGCACTTGGCGGCGGCTGCGAGCTTGCGATGATGTGCGATTTCATCATCGCCGCAGATACGGCAAAGTTCGGCCAGCCGGAAATTACCCTCGGCATCATTCCCGGCATGGGCGGCTCGCAGCGCCTGGCGCGTGCCGTCGGCAAGGCCAAGGCGATGGATATGGTCCTGACAGGCCGGATGATGGATATGGCGGAGGCGGAACGTACAGGACTCGTATCGCGTGTGGTCGAGGCCGAAAAATTGATGGATGAGGCTCTCTCTGCAGCAACGAAGATCGCAGGTCATTCGCGCACTTCGGTTCTGATGGCCAAGGAGGCGGTCAACCGGTCATTCGAGGGTACGCTTGCGGAAGGCCTGCGTTTCGAGCGGCGGCTGTTCCAGTCGCTGTTTGCCACTGCCGACCAGAAGGAAGGCATGGCCGCTTTCGTCGAAAAGCGCAAACCCGCCTTTTCCAACCGCTAACTGCTGAAAAAGCGCGTTGACGGGGGCGGGTATTCCGGCTATATGCCCGCCCACAGTTGGGAAAGCCTCTTCACGGCTTCCTCTATTGCTCCCGAATTGCTGGATGATGGGTCGCAGGACCGGCGGCAACGGTGGAGTGTTGGTT
Protein-coding sequences here:
- a CDS encoding enoyl-CoA hydratase; this encodes MSHQADYETILTETRGAVAIITLNRPKALNALNSTVMAELTAALAAYDKDEGVAAVILTGSEKAFAAGADIKEMQSLDFADAYLGDFISGWDAVASFRKPLIAAVSGFALGGGCELAMMCDFIIAADTAKFGQPEITLGIIPGMGGSQRLARAVGKAKAMDMVLTGRMMDMAEAERTGLVSRVVEAEKLMDEALSAATKIAGHSRTSVLMAKEAVNRSFEGTLAEGLRFERRLFQSLFATADQKEGMAAFVEKRKPAFSNR